A single Lancefieldella parvula DSM 20469 DNA region contains:
- a CDS encoding cysteine desulfurase family protein → MQIPSAKPDHPTDSVYLDFAAATPMDPCVVDAMIPYFTEKFYNPSAPYALSRQVRDEVERARAVLAHAIGARPGNVVLTAGATEANNLAFAAISEDAHVIVDAIEHESVLACAGIFSHKTLRVEADGRVVPEQVAKALKPETELVSVELANGEIGTIQPIREISQVLAKERSRRLAAGETRPLYLHVDASQAAAYLSVNVSSLGVDMLTLSAAKLSGPKQVGLLWASDDVRLRPLVLGGGQEGGVRSGTENVAGVIGFACALALVDENRADETKRVSRLRDQLQRLLCAEFPQMVVSGPKNVKLRLPNLLHVSFPGLEARRLVILLERLGVSVGTGSACAASKMQISHVLEAIGAPREVAAGSLRLTLGRTTTEDDILYAAWAITEAVKQESARVGVTWEN, encoded by the coding sequence ATGCAAATACCTTCTGCAAAACCAGACCATCCAACAGACAGCGTGTACTTGGACTTCGCCGCAGCTACACCTATGGATCCGTGTGTTGTTGATGCAATGATTCCGTACTTCACGGAAAAGTTCTATAACCCATCGGCTCCGTATGCGCTGTCTCGCCAGGTTCGTGATGAAGTAGAACGTGCGCGAGCTGTCTTGGCGCATGCTATTGGGGCTCGTCCAGGAAACGTAGTACTTACTGCAGGCGCTACAGAGGCCAACAACCTGGCGTTTGCTGCGATCTCGGAAGATGCGCACGTTATCGTTGACGCCATTGAACATGAGAGTGTTCTTGCGTGTGCAGGGATTTTCTCGCACAAGACACTTCGCGTAGAGGCAGACGGACGCGTGGTACCAGAGCAGGTTGCAAAGGCGCTTAAGCCAGAGACTGAGCTAGTTTCCGTTGAGCTTGCAAACGGCGAGATTGGAACCATTCAGCCTATTCGAGAGATCTCACAGGTACTTGCTAAGGAACGCTCGCGTAGGCTTGCAGCAGGGGAGACTCGTCCGCTGTATTTACACGTAGACGCCTCTCAGGCAGCGGCGTATTTGAGCGTGAACGTATCGTCGTTGGGCGTAGATATGTTGACGCTTTCTGCAGCAAAACTTTCTGGTCCTAAGCAGGTTGGCCTTTTGTGGGCCTCCGACGATGTGCGCTTAAGGCCACTGGTGTTGGGCGGCGGTCAAGAAGGCGGCGTTCGCTCGGGTACGGAGAACGTTGCAGGCGTTATTGGATTTGCGTGTGCATTAGCGCTTGTAGATGAGAATCGCGCAGACGAGACAAAACGGGTTTCTCGCCTTAGAGATCAGTTGCAGAGGCTACTTTGTGCAGAGTTTCCTCAGATGGTTGTCTCGGGACCAAAGAACGTCAAGCTAAGGCTTCCTAATCTGCTGCACGTTTCTTTCCCGGGACTTGAGGCTCGCCGTTTGGTTATTCTGCTTGAGCGCCTAGGCGTGTCAGTGGGAACAGGCTCTGCGTGTGCTGCATCAAAGATGCAAATATCTCACGTACTTGAGGCTATTGGCGCACCACGAGAAGTGGCAGCGGGAAGCCTCAGGTTAACGCTTGGAAGAACTACCACGGAAGACGACATTTTGTACGCAGCTTGGGCAATCACTGAGGCAGTCAAGCAGGAATCTGCTCGCGTAGGAGTGACATGGGAGAACTAG
- a CDS encoding putative ABC transporter permease translates to MFFIVASLIALLTLVYLVASGFVRVVSYFWGWLSSGEKIDGVASNASDDATANVSPTDISSGMSDDALVAPQSTSFSKPKSKPTQADLSAYLDEMHLGWYQVVILFFVGCMAGLLIEEIWMLITAGLTESRVGLIWGPFSPLYGTGAVFLTVICYQLHKHHANNLVIFLVSVVVGGTLEQLTGWGMKEIFHSESWTYAHLPDTITQWVAWRFLGFWGILGLIWCRFIMPRALYRIGEPTSKRQAIFITLLTVYLVADITMTVACLARKAQRDTGIPPSNAFEVWVDNYFDDSFVSARFQNMTFTSQTSVEKS, encoded by the coding sequence ATGTTCTTTATTGTTGCATCGCTTATAGCCCTTTTGACACTTGTGTATCTTGTTGCAAGTGGATTTGTTCGCGTAGTGAGCTATTTTTGGGGCTGGCTTTCGTCTGGCGAGAAGATCGACGGGGTTGCGAGTAACGCTTCTGATGACGCTACTGCCAACGTATCTCCTACTGACATCTCAAGTGGCATGTCGGACGATGCATTGGTCGCGCCTCAAAGCACATCTTTCTCTAAGCCAAAGTCGAAGCCAACACAGGCAGACCTTTCAGCGTATCTAGATGAGATGCATCTTGGCTGGTACCAGGTAGTCATCCTGTTCTTTGTGGGCTGTATGGCTGGTCTTTTGATCGAAGAAATTTGGATGCTTATTACCGCTGGTCTTACTGAGAGTAGGGTAGGTCTTATCTGGGGGCCGTTTTCTCCACTTTACGGAACTGGTGCGGTATTTCTTACCGTTATTTGCTACCAGTTACACAAGCACCACGCTAATAACCTGGTTATCTTCCTGGTTTCAGTTGTTGTTGGTGGCACGTTGGAACAGCTGACCGGTTGGGGAATGAAAGAGATTTTTCACTCGGAATCGTGGACGTACGCTCATCTCCCAGATACTATTACACAGTGGGTAGCTTGGCGATTTTTGGGATTCTGGGGCATTTTGGGTCTTATCTGGTGTCGTTTCATCATGCCTCGAGCGCTCTACAGGATTGGTGAGCCAACATCTAAAAGGCAAGCAATTTTTATTACTCTGCTTACGGTATATCTTGTTGCCGACATCACTATGACAGTGGCGTGTCTGGCAAGAAAGGCTCAGCGAGACACTGGTATTCCTCCGTCAAATGCGTTTGAGGTGTGGGTAGATAATTATTTTGATGATAGTTTTGTATCTGCACGTTTCCAGAACATGACTTTTACGTCGCAGACTTCAGTTGAAAAGTCATAG
- a CDS encoding anti-sigma factor antagonist (This anti-anti-sigma factor, or anti-sigma factor antagonist, belongs to a family that includes characterized members SpoIIAA, RsbV, RsfA, and RsfB.), with the protein MYTQPNIAVVSVNTDLDVRGVPCVKAQIEQLINSGCRRIVLNMSEVSYIDSCGMGFIVCAVRRMKTLGGLMSLTNVQPTAFKALVRMGLIDFVPISTCAAKSRVTPLAPGTHPSFQTTFRVDPNKMCDARSRAIALMKTLPFTSDQKFDIELAVGEAIGNAIDHACEKGVLTTVSAYPDRVVIDVSDCGCGFSVSDDEEPPETGQFAERGRGVKLMRLLMDAVSIQEKPSGNGTIVRLVKMMS; encoded by the coding sequence ATGTATACGCAGCCAAACATAGCAGTAGTTTCAGTTAATACTGACCTTGACGTGAGGGGAGTCCCGTGCGTGAAGGCCCAGATTGAGCAGCTAATTAACAGCGGCTGTAGAAGAATTGTACTGAATATGTCAGAGGTTTCGTATATCGATTCTTGTGGCATGGGTTTTATTGTGTGCGCTGTCCGTCGCATGAAGACGCTCGGCGGTCTTATGAGCCTTACCAACGTGCAACCAACGGCGTTTAAAGCGCTTGTGCGTATGGGTCTTATTGACTTTGTGCCTATAAGTACCTGCGCTGCTAAGTCACGTGTTACTCCGCTTGCACCAGGCACACATCCGTCGTTTCAGACAACATTTAGAGTTGATCCCAACAAAATGTGCGACGCCCGCTCGAGGGCAATTGCGCTAATGAAGACGCTTCCGTTTACCTCGGATCAAAAATTTGATATTGAACTTGCAGTTGGCGAAGCTATTGGCAACGCTATTGATCACGCGTGTGAGAAGGGCGTGCTGACCACGGTCTCCGCATATCCAGATAGAGTAGTTATTGACGTTTCGGATTGTGGTTGCGGCTTTAGTGTTTCTGATGATGAAGAGCCTCCTGAGACTGGTCAGTTTGCGGAGCGTGGCCGTGGTGTTAAGTTGATGCGTCTGCTTATGGATGCTGTGTCTATCCAGGAGAAACCTTCCGGTAATGGCACCATTGTTCGCCTGGTTAAGATGATGAGCTAG
- a CDS encoding GAF domain-containing SpoIIE family protein phosphatase — protein sequence MADNKLSVRRVEGVVDGTVAATLSQLLRLTSDAVIVFNMEGIVLLANEEAETLFAKADGTIAGLDVRFLFAPANQENLQEAFSVESLPFAIDGSTSMVTAPSQDGTSQVLSVRADYVGAPTQAIVLSASKLRDLSSSMHDDERMVLDLRRANKRLSGALQIVLDTLDSEDMSQLIERVLEELSETVEADGALIYLAEQDGYHLHGVTESLRSALLSGIPRYFAFNSSLERLLFYSEHALRLHTVPLNSDALKQGRVKKRNLVNEETREVITVDASHLPPFTSFLVVPVWFGGHIVALIEVGWERKRALLVEDARLLDSIANYLSVQLVGALSAMRTQRRDMLREALARVRQGLLHSTAEGEKISGERLQQVMRSVGTDLNTQVFSIDCCEVTGNITLHMLDAEQGFADAQDGGTQSVAEADNDAQVTAEQQDSGKQIALPSTVEGLKTGEGEASVKEVELDSELSRALAAQGLPCKGAVLFLGRFAGEQHTWLFLREENAEPLSDIEFDFLDRVMLLVHSLVVGAEESQQNKHISQALQSGMKNELQQVEGISAEGIYSSATADAFVGGDFYSMIKLPGRRACIIMGDVSGKGIEAASISSAVKTALSAYAWEGRTPARMVATLNEFLLGFSRVETFATLFVGIVDLTTSSLMYCSAGHPPAILVSAQSGDAELLDVQSGVVGAFHDMEYKNGTVCLHEGDILLLYTDGTTEARSPEGAFFGETGLRDMIMNEVPRGFDGLLNRFLNTLDRYTGRRLDDDVAMVALRFDELGNADSGKKSN from the coding sequence GTGGCAGATAATAAGCTGAGTGTGAGACGTGTTGAGGGAGTTGTTGACGGAACCGTTGCTGCAACTCTGTCTCAGTTGCTACGACTGACCAGTGATGCAGTCATCGTTTTTAATATGGAGGGCATAGTTCTTCTCGCCAATGAGGAAGCCGAGACCTTATTTGCTAAGGCTGACGGTACAATTGCTGGCCTGGATGTGCGCTTTTTGTTTGCCCCTGCAAATCAAGAAAATTTGCAAGAGGCGTTTTCTGTAGAGTCGTTGCCGTTTGCGATTGATGGTTCTACCTCTATGGTGACTGCTCCCTCGCAAGATGGTACGTCGCAGGTGCTGAGTGTGCGCGCAGATTATGTTGGCGCACCTACGCAAGCCATTGTTTTGTCAGCATCTAAGCTTCGTGATCTGTCTAGTTCTATGCACGATGATGAACGAATGGTGTTGGACCTTCGACGCGCCAATAAGAGGCTCTCAGGAGCGCTCCAGATTGTTTTGGATACGCTTGACTCGGAAGATATGAGTCAGCTTATTGAACGTGTGTTAGAAGAGCTCTCAGAGACTGTTGAGGCCGATGGCGCGCTTATTTATCTTGCCGAGCAAGACGGGTATCACCTTCATGGTGTTACGGAGTCACTGAGAAGTGCATTACTGAGCGGTATTCCTCGCTATTTTGCATTTAACAGCTCTTTGGAGCGTTTGTTGTTTTATTCTGAGCACGCGCTCCGCTTGCACACTGTGCCCCTGAACTCGGATGCTCTTAAGCAGGGAAGGGTTAAAAAGCGCAATTTAGTTAACGAGGAAACACGCGAGGTCATAACCGTTGACGCAAGTCATCTTCCTCCGTTTACCAGTTTTCTTGTGGTGCCTGTGTGGTTTGGTGGTCACATTGTTGCCTTGATTGAGGTGGGTTGGGAGCGCAAGCGTGCGCTTCTGGTCGAGGATGCAAGACTTCTTGACTCTATTGCAAATTACCTCTCAGTGCAGCTTGTAGGTGCGTTGTCAGCCATGAGGACGCAGCGTAGAGATATGCTTCGTGAGGCATTAGCTCGCGTACGCCAAGGATTACTCCATAGCACTGCAGAGGGTGAGAAGATCTCTGGTGAACGTCTGCAGCAGGTTATGAGGTCGGTGGGAACTGATCTTAATACACAGGTTTTCTCGATAGATTGCTGCGAGGTAACGGGCAACATTACACTTCATATGCTTGACGCTGAGCAAGGATTTGCTGATGCTCAGGACGGTGGCACGCAAAGTGTGGCTGAGGCGGATAATGACGCACAAGTCACAGCTGAGCAGCAAGATAGTGGCAAGCAGATTGCGCTTCCATCGACGGTTGAAGGACTCAAGACAGGGGAGGGCGAGGCATCAGTTAAAGAGGTTGAGCTTGATTCTGAGCTGAGCCGAGCGCTTGCCGCACAAGGTTTGCCTTGCAAGGGAGCTGTGCTTTTCTTGGGCAGGTTTGCAGGAGAGCAGCATACCTGGCTTTTCTTGCGAGAAGAAAATGCTGAGCCCTTGAGCGACATTGAGTTTGATTTCTTAGATCGTGTGATGCTTCTTGTTCACTCGCTGGTAGTTGGCGCCGAAGAGAGTCAGCAGAACAAACACATTTCGCAGGCGCTGCAGTCAGGCATGAAGAATGAATTGCAACAGGTCGAGGGAATCTCTGCCGAGGGAATTTATTCATCTGCAACCGCCGATGCGTTTGTTGGTGGCGATTTTTACAGCATGATTAAGCTGCCAGGCCGTCGCGCGTGTATCATTATGGGCGATGTTTCTGGTAAGGGTATTGAGGCGGCATCCATTTCATCCGCAGTTAAAACGGCACTTTCTGCTTATGCATGGGAAGGAAGAACCCCTGCTCGCATGGTGGCAACCCTGAACGAATTCTTGTTAGGTTTCTCAAGAGTAGAGACGTTTGCAACGCTTTTTGTTGGCATTGTTGACCTTACTACCTCATCACTTATGTACTGTTCTGCTGGCCATCCACCTGCAATTCTGGTGTCTGCTCAATCGGGTGACGCTGAGCTTTTGGATGTACAGTCGGGCGTTGTGGGCGCGTTTCATGACATGGAGTACAAAAACGGTACCGTTTGCTTGCATGAGGGCGATATCCTGCTACTTTACACTGATGGAACCACAGAGGCACGTAGTCCTGAAGGCGCTTTTTTTGGTGAGACTGGCTTGCGCGACATGATTATGAATGAGGTTCCTCGTGGGTTTGATGGCTTGCTAAATAGGTTTTTGAATACGCTTGACCGCTATACTGGCAGAAGACTTGACGATGATGTTGCAATGGTTGCTTTGCGCTTTGACGAGCTTGGTAATGCCGATTCTGGCAAGAAGAGCAACTAG
- a CDS encoding ABC transporter family substrate-binding protein: MADSFSRRSFFALTGITAAGLGLAGCAPSNSQGVGSSNTGTEPQDGSPANTPLDQLPLPEKGKKYNNPKSRDEVQDGGTLTQPITEVGPQWNYYNLAGNTTYMNILHGLMNPRDLFYGNIDGSKFEPNKDYIKDYKVEEKDGKQVATLTFTDQAKFNDGTDIDWTAIQTAYVCLSGTNEKFEVSNTDGYDKIESVAQGDTAKTAVVTMKEAVYPIEMVLSWALHPKLQDPDFFNNGYNNEPNNDLGAGPYIVDSHDDSSATFKPNPKWWGDAPKLDTLVYKQMDTQATINAFKNEEVDTAGGSTSGSAELLSNFSGLGDKAQIRRGLGLSIAVIEVNSTRGVLQDVAVRKAFCQVVDPATLVSIVFQGVNWKEDTPGSMLWPYWAAGYENNLPDDVKNLKSAEERTKAAKKTLEDAGYSLNGDFYEKDGQQVTFAYTMFGDGTNVKNRAAAIQKMCKDAGINMTLDSHPSSEFSKVLTSGSWDVCLFGWNGTSTSYNNGVQLYGSTSASNFGKQGTADTDAMFAKVVSTKDFDERIKLMNQAEKKMMETYCYLPVYTGSDCYVVKKGLANFGPKLFEDVPYTIVGWQK, encoded by the coding sequence ATGGCTGACAGTTTTTCCCGTCGTTCGTTCTTTGCTCTGACTGGTATCACCGCTGCAGGCCTTGGCCTTGCTGGCTGTGCTCCATCAAACTCTCAGGGTGTCGGCTCTTCCAACACTGGAACTGAGCCTCAAGACGGATCTCCTGCAAACACTCCTCTGGATCAGCTTCCTCTTCCAGAGAAGGGCAAGAAGTACAACAATCCTAAATCTCGTGATGAGGTTCAGGATGGCGGTACTTTAACTCAACCAATTACTGAAGTTGGACCTCAGTGGAATTACTACAATCTTGCTGGTAATACCACTTACATGAATATTCTTCATGGTCTTATGAATCCACGTGATTTGTTTTATGGCAATATTGACGGTAGTAAGTTTGAGCCTAATAAAGATTATATTAAGGATTATAAGGTAGAGGAGAAGGACGGCAAGCAGGTTGCTACCCTTACTTTTACTGATCAGGCTAAGTTTAATGATGGTACCGATATTGACTGGACCGCAATTCAAACAGCATATGTTTGTCTGAGCGGTACAAATGAAAAATTTGAGGTTTCAAATACTGACGGCTATGACAAGATTGAGTCTGTTGCTCAAGGTGATACTGCTAAAACCGCTGTTGTTACTATGAAAGAAGCAGTCTATCCAATTGAAATGGTTTTGTCTTGGGCACTTCATCCAAAGCTTCAAGATCCAGATTTCTTTAATAATGGCTACAACAATGAGCCAAATAATGATCTTGGTGCTGGCCCTTATATTGTTGACTCACACGATGATTCTTCTGCTACCTTTAAGCCCAATCCTAAGTGGTGGGGAGACGCTCCTAAGCTTGATACGCTTGTGTACAAGCAGATGGATACTCAAGCTACTATTAATGCCTTCAAGAATGAAGAAGTAGACACTGCTGGTGGCTCTACCTCAGGTTCTGCAGAGCTTCTCTCTAACTTCTCTGGCCTTGGTGATAAAGCACAGATTCGTCGTGGCCTAGGTTTATCTATTGCTGTTATTGAGGTTAACTCTACTCGTGGTGTACTCCAGGATGTAGCGGTTCGTAAGGCATTCTGTCAAGTTGTTGATCCAGCAACTCTTGTATCCATTGTGTTCCAGGGCGTTAACTGGAAAGAAGATACTCCTGGTTCTATGCTTTGGCCGTATTGGGCTGCGGGCTATGAGAATAATCTTCCTGATGATGTCAAGAACCTTAAGTCTGCTGAAGAGCGCACCAAGGCCGCTAAGAAGACCCTTGAGGATGCAGGCTATTCTCTCAATGGTGATTTCTATGAGAAGGATGGTCAGCAGGTTACCTTTGCTTACACGATGTTTGGCGATGGTACTAATGTAAAGAACCGTGCTGCAGCAATTCAGAAGATGTGTAAAGATGCTGGTATTAATATGACGCTTGACTCTCACCCATCTTCAGAGTTCTCTAAGGTTCTTACCTCTGGTTCTTGGGATGTCTGCCTCTTTGGTTGGAATGGAACCTCAACTTCTTACAACAATGGCGTTCAGCTTTATGGTTCCACCTCTGCATCCAACTTTGGTAAGCAGGGTACTGCAGACACCGATGCAATGTTTGCAAAGGTTGTCTCTACCAAAGACTTTGATGAGCGTATAAAACTTATGAATCAGGCAGAGAAAAAGATGATGGAAACTTACTGTTATCTTCCAGTTTACACAGGCTCTGATTGCTATGTTGTTAAGAAGGGTCTTGCCAACTTTGGTCCTAAGCTTTTTGAGGATGTTCCATATACCATTGTTGGTTGGCAGAAGTAA
- a CDS encoding ABC transporter ATP-binding protein: MSDTTNTSTKQGSVEMDDVLRYELLESNGPKGAPTGDPVLSVRNLKVSFNTEAGRVDAVRGVNFDLWGGRTLGIVGESGSGKSVTALSLIGLLDDNAHVTGSIKLGDEELIGKTDEEMSKLRGTKISMIFQDPLSALTPMFSIGDQLAEALLTHNPNMSKADVRKRCIELLSIVGITDPENRLDSFPHEFSGGMRQRVVIAIAIANNPDIIIADEPTTALDVTIQAQILDVLKVAQKETGAAVVLITHDLGVVAGTADDIMVMYAGRGVERASVDTLFAEPRHPYTMGLLGAVPKPHLQAEHRLVPIKGNPPSLAAIPTGCPFNPRCPMATAECSKKEPVLLPANAAEGHLASCHHLQEICEKNLTYAEVYPDFEPVLPKWVDVPRNERPVVLKVENLTKTFPVQGKGFIRRSKGTMTAVDRASFEIHEGETLALVGESGSGKSTTLMQIMDLLKPEDGRITVLGKDVAELKNAAQRRELRKDLQVIFQDPMSSLDPRMPVYDVLAEPLQAQGWNKEDINTRIGELMRLVGINPDYVDRFPSQFSGGQRQRIAIARALATSPKILLLDEPIASLDVSIQAGIINLLEDLQVQLKISYLFVAHDLAVIRHISDTVAVMHLGKIVEYGETEEVFTNPQDPYTKALLSAIPIPDPKIERTRERMIYQDGKLVPATHISNE, encoded by the coding sequence ATGTCTGACACTACTAATACTTCAACAAAGCAGGGAAGTGTAGAGATGGACGATGTCCTTCGCTACGAACTGCTCGAATCAAACGGTCCAAAGGGTGCTCCTACAGGCGATCCAGTTCTTTCTGTTCGCAATCTTAAGGTTTCCTTTAATACTGAGGCTGGTCGTGTAGACGCAGTCCGCGGTGTTAACTTTGACCTTTGGGGTGGTCGTACCCTTGGTATCGTAGGTGAGTCTGGCTCTGGTAAGTCAGTAACTGCTCTGTCTCTTATTGGTCTTCTTGATGACAATGCTCACGTTACCGGTTCTATTAAGCTTGGTGATGAAGAACTCATTGGCAAAACCGATGAGGAGATGTCAAAGCTTCGTGGTACTAAGATTTCTATGATTTTCCAAGATCCACTGTCTGCTTTGACTCCAATGTTCTCTATTGGAGACCAGCTTGCAGAGGCTCTACTTACGCATAATCCCAACATGAGCAAGGCAGATGTTCGTAAGCGCTGTATTGAGCTTCTTTCTATTGTTGGCATTACTGATCCAGAGAATCGTCTGGATTCCTTCCCACATGAGTTCTCTGGTGGTATGCGTCAGCGTGTTGTTATTGCTATTGCTATTGCAAACAATCCTGACATCATCATTGCAGATGAGCCAACCACTGCTCTTGATGTAACCATCCAGGCTCAGATTCTTGATGTTTTGAAGGTTGCACAGAAAGAGACTGGTGCAGCAGTTGTTCTGATTACTCACGACCTTGGTGTTGTTGCAGGCACTGCTGATGATATTATGGTTATGTACGCAGGTCGTGGCGTCGAGCGCGCAAGTGTTGATACGCTTTTTGCTGAGCCGCGTCATCCTTACACCATGGGTCTTCTAGGTGCTGTTCCTAAACCACATCTTCAGGCAGAGCACAGGCTTGTTCCTATTAAGGGTAATCCACCATCACTTGCGGCCATTCCTACTGGTTGTCCTTTTAACCCACGTTGTCCTATGGCTACTGCTGAATGCTCTAAGAAAGAGCCAGTATTGCTTCCTGCAAATGCTGCTGAGGGTCACTTGGCATCTTGCCACCACCTTCAGGAGATTTGCGAGAAAAACCTTACCTATGCTGAGGTGTATCCAGACTTTGAGCCAGTCCTTCCAAAGTGGGTCGATGTTCCACGTAATGAGCGTCCTGTTGTGCTTAAGGTCGAGAATCTTACTAAGACGTTCCCTGTTCAGGGTAAGGGCTTTATTAGGCGTAGCAAGGGCACTATGACTGCTGTTGACCGTGCAAGCTTTGAGATTCATGAGGGAGAAACTCTTGCGCTTGTTGGTGAGTCTGGCTCTGGTAAGTCAACAACTCTGATGCAGATTATGGATCTGTTGAAGCCTGAGGATGGTCGCATTACTGTCCTCGGTAAAGATGTTGCTGAGCTTAAGAATGCTGCGCAGCGCAGAGAGCTTCGTAAGGATCTTCAGGTAATTTTCCAGGATCCAATGAGTTCTCTTGATCCTCGTATGCCGGTCTATGACGTTTTGGCAGAGCCGCTTCAGGCGCAGGGTTGGAACAAAGAGGACATTAATACCCGTATTGGTGAGCTTATGCGTCTGGTTGGTATTAATCCAGACTATGTTGACCGTTTCCCATCTCAGTTCTCTGGTGGTCAGCGTCAGCGTATTGCTATTGCTCGTGCTCTTGCAACAAGTCCAAAAATTCTTCTGTTGGACGAGCCAATTGCATCTTTGGACGTTTCCATTCAGGCAGGTATTATTAATCTTCTTGAGGATCTTCAGGTTCAGTTGAAGATTTCTTATCTCTTTGTCGCTCATGATCTTGCAGTTATTCGTCATATTTCTGATACTGTTGCTGTTATGCACTTGGGCAAGATCGTTGAGTATGGTGAGACTGAAGAGGTCTTTACTAATCCGCAAGATCCTTACACCAAGGCGCTTCTCTCGGCTATTCCAATTCCTGATCCAAAGATTGAGCGTACCCGTGAGCGTATGATTTATCAGGATGGTAAGCTAGTTCCTGCAACTCACATTTCTAACGAGTAA
- a CDS encoding ABC transporter permease, with protein MSKEELQKNDDKNVSVDAGLTNAERELQADAKYDNKEVKRISYAGLIARRFFRQRSAVIGLIILGIMVLIAIFGPYVTSFNYTDADFTAINVAPNAKHWFGTDGAGIDLYACVVHGLGRSLTIGISYAILTTIISAIIGTAIAYVRGIPEKIGMWLLDMLMVIPSFLLVAMIVRASGGESGWLMLIFGLTAFGWIGRARTIRTMALSLRERDYVKAAKYMGVSPFTIIIRHLIPNLGSILIIDLVLAVIGGINSETAFSFLGLGIKAPDTSLGYLLSAGSSAMLTTPWMILIPSAFLIVVCVGLQLIGDGLRDAFDPYSRAAGSVKDQEEDDSSKDDAQLDNFEGSIVSEETTERA; from the coding sequence ATGTCTAAAGAAGAGCTTCAAAAAAATGACGATAAAAACGTCTCCGTTGATGCGGGTCTTACTAATGCTGAGCGTGAGCTTCAGGCAGATGCTAAGTATGACAACAAAGAAGTTAAAAGAATTAGCTATGCTGGTCTTATTGCAAGGCGTTTCTTCCGCCAGCGTTCTGCAGTAATTGGTTTAATTATCCTTGGAATTATGGTTCTTATTGCAATTTTTGGACCATATGTTACCTCGTTTAATTACACAGACGCTGACTTTACTGCAATTAATGTAGCTCCTAACGCAAAGCATTGGTTTGGTACTGATGGTGCTGGCATTGACCTTTATGCCTGTGTTGTCCACGGCCTTGGCCGTTCTTTGACCATTGGTATTAGCTACGCAATCTTGACCACTATTATTTCGGCAATTATTGGTACTGCAATTGCATATGTTCGTGGCATTCCAGAGAAGATTGGTATGTGGCTTCTTGATATGCTCATGGTTATTCCTAGCTTCTTGCTGGTTGCTATGATTGTTCGTGCATCAGGTGGCGAGTCTGGCTGGCTCATGCTTATCTTTGGTCTGACTGCTTTTGGTTGGATTGGTCGCGCGCGTACTATCCGTACTATGGCATTGTCTTTACGTGAGAGAGATTACGTCAAGGCTGCTAAGTACATGGGTGTCTCGCCATTTACTATCATCATTCGTCACCTTATTCCAAACCTTGGCTCAATTCTTATTATTGATTTGGTTTTGGCTGTTATTGGTGGTATTAACTCTGAGACTGCATTCAGCTTCTTGGGCCTTGGTATTAAGGCACCAGATACTTCTCTTGGTTATCTTCTGAGTGCTGGTTCTTCTGCAATGCTTACTACTCCATGGATGATTCTGATTCCATCAGCATTTTTGATTGTTGTTTGTGTTGGCCTGCAGCTCATTGGCGATGGCCTTCGCGATGCCTTTGATCCTTATTCACGCGCTGCTGGTAGCGTTAAAGATCAAGAAGAGGATGATTCTTCTAAAGATGACGCTCAGCTTGATAATTTTGAGGGTAGCATCGTTTCTGAAGAAACTACGGAGCGTGCATAA